The following proteins are encoded in a genomic region of Flammeovirga pectinis:
- a CDS encoding helix-turn-helix domain-containing protein produces MKFTKETGEYLEILEITSANISSVIESNANKLTVLWFDSDENILAVDGVEATYSTDDIIFLTEFHKIEIKAIKHAKLLRFNRPFYCISEHDGEVGCKGLLFFGSANLPFIHISNEDKKKLGPLWDVFLNELQSEDEHQLEMLQMLLKRLLILCTRIYKNQTDIINADSDKVDLVRNFNYLVETHFKKKHTVAEYADLLNKSPKTLSNVFKLFGHKKPLQFIQDRIVLEAKRQVIYTDKSISEIGYELGFDDVQTFSRYFKKIEGVSPTDYKQTKKVS; encoded by the coding sequence ATGAAATTCACAAAAGAAACTGGTGAGTATTTAGAGATTCTAGAGATCACCTCCGCTAATATATCTTCTGTTATAGAAAGTAATGCCAATAAATTAACGGTATTATGGTTTGATTCTGATGAGAATATTTTAGCTGTAGATGGCGTTGAAGCTACTTACTCTACAGATGATATTATCTTCTTAACTGAATTTCATAAAATAGAAATTAAAGCAATTAAACATGCAAAATTATTAAGGTTTAATAGACCATTTTATTGCATTTCTGAACATGACGGGGAAGTGGGTTGTAAAGGCTTGCTCTTTTTTGGTTCTGCTAATCTTCCTTTTATTCATATAAGTAACGAAGATAAAAAGAAGTTAGGACCCCTCTGGGATGTTTTTTTAAATGAGCTACAATCTGAAGATGAGCACCAACTAGAAATGTTGCAGATGCTACTTAAAAGGCTTTTAATTCTTTGCACTAGAATTTATAAAAATCAAACAGATATAATAAATGCAGATAGTGATAAAGTAGACTTAGTAAGAAATTTTAATTACTTAGTAGAAACTCATTTTAAAAAGAAACATACGGTAGCAGAGTATGCAGATCTTTTAAATAAATCACCTAAAACACTATCTAACGTCTTTAAACTCTTTGGACATAAAAAACCTTTACAGTTTATACAAGACCGTATAGTCTTAGAAGCAAAACGACAAGTAATCTATACAGATAAATCTATATCTGAAATTGGGTATGAATTAGGTTTTGATGATGTACAGACATTTAGTCGTTATTTTAAAAAAATTGAAGGAGTATCTCCAACAGATTATAAGCAAACAAAAAAGGTCAGTTGA
- a CDS encoding GlmU family protein, whose product MNIILFDNPTLRVQLLPFTFIRPVADIRVGIFKIYEKWERALKCEVSFLTEDYLQGKFPVKHGSDQYYINGSLCPNPSILKRIEELKEGQGLVCGKEVLVLHTSTNYSKMTDDPEEFEKIEVPLEEVSLIQHPWDIFTHNREQIILDFDEVTRGRISHHIEDPHTVVYGRANIFVEEGVEVRAAILNAQKGPIYIGKNAVIEEGVIIQGTCAIGEGTRINMGAKIREDCSFGPHCKVGGEINNSVIFGYSNKAHDGFLGNSVVGEWCNLGADTNTSNLKNNYGPVRIWSYEKSEYVSTQQQFCGMMMADYCKAGINTMFNTGTVVGVSAHIFGGGFPPKHIPSFAWGAIDSKDVAQLDKMVEIAERVFARRKADFTVHDRQILQKVFELSKFDRE is encoded by the coding sequence ATGAACATTATATTATTCGACAATCCTACTCTTAGGGTACAACTATTACCATTTACATTTATACGTCCTGTTGCAGATATACGTGTAGGGATATTTAAAATTTATGAAAAGTGGGAACGTGCATTAAAGTGTGAGGTTTCTTTTTTAACAGAAGATTATCTACAAGGAAAGTTTCCTGTAAAACATGGTAGTGATCAATATTATATTAATGGTTCACTTTGTCCAAACCCTTCTATTTTAAAAAGAATTGAAGAGTTAAAGGAAGGACAAGGGTTAGTTTGTGGAAAGGAAGTATTGGTTTTACATACTAGTACTAATTATTCTAAGATGACTGACGACCCAGAAGAATTTGAAAAAATTGAAGTTCCTTTAGAAGAGGTTAGTTTAATTCAGCATCCTTGGGATATATTTACGCATAACAGGGAGCAAATTATTCTAGATTTTGATGAAGTAACTAGAGGACGAATTAGTCATCATATAGAAGATCCTCATACGGTTGTTTATGGTAGAGCTAATATCTTTGTAGAGGAAGGAGTAGAAGTAAGAGCTGCTATTCTAAATGCTCAGAAAGGGCCCATTTATATTGGTAAAAATGCTGTAATAGAAGAAGGTGTAATTATTCAGGGTACTTGTGCAATAGGAGAGGGAACTCGAATTAACATGGGTGCAAAAATTAGAGAAGATTGTTCTTTTGGACCTCATTGTAAGGTAGGTGGAGAGATCAATAATTCTGTAATATTTGGCTACTCTAATAAAGCCCATGACGGGTTTTTAGGAAATTCTGTAGTTGGAGAGTGGTGTAACTTAGGAGCAGATACTAATACATCAAACTTAAAAAATAACTACGGGCCTGTAAGAATCTGGAGTTACGAAAAAAGTGAGTATGTAAGTACACAACAACAATTTTGTGGAATGATGATGGCAGATTATTGTAAAGCAGGTATTAATACAATGTTTAATACTGGTACAGTAGTAGGCGTAAGTGCTCATATTTTTGGTGGTGGTTTTCCGCCAAAACATATTCCATCTTTTGCTTGGGGTGCTATTGATTCTAAAGATGTAGCCCAACTAGATAAAATGGTTGAAATTGCAGAACGTGTTTTTGCTCGTAGAAAAGCCGATTTCACAGTACATGATCGTCAGATTTTACAAAAAGTATTTGAACTGAGTAAGTTCGATAGAGAATAA
- the pdhA gene encoding pyruvate dehydrogenase (acetyl-transferring) E1 component subunit alpha: protein MSQEKVLKEERAFSKEQYWEWYENMLLVRRFEEKTAQLYGQQKIRGFCHLYIGQEACAAGQISALTKDDHYITAYRDHAHPIMLGTDPGAIMAEMYGKATGTTKGKGGSMHIFDKSVNFAGGHGIVGAQIPMGAGIAFGEKYKGTKNLCVTMFGDGAIRQGAMHEAFNMAMAWKLPVIFIVENNGYAMGTSVARTSNVTHLYELGAAYDIPSRPVDGMDVEEVHIAMEEAAAHIRAGKGPYFLEFRTYRYKGHSMSDPAKYRTKEEVAEYKAQDPIEKVKQTLLSKGYATEEELKEFDKSLKQRVLDAVKFAEESPYPDKSEAYTDVYVEPDYPFVNS from the coding sequence ATGTCTCAAGAAAAAGTACTGAAAGAAGAACGCGCTTTCTCGAAAGAGCAATACTGGGAATGGTATGAGAACATGCTATTAGTCAGACGCTTCGAAGAGAAGACTGCACAATTATATGGTCAGCAAAAAATTAGAGGTTTCTGTCACTTATATATTGGTCAGGAAGCTTGTGCTGCAGGTCAAATTTCTGCATTAACAAAGGATGATCATTATATCACAGCATATCGTGATCATGCTCACCCAATCATGTTAGGTACAGATCCGGGTGCTATTATGGCAGAAATGTACGGTAAAGCAACTGGTACTACTAAAGGTAAAGGTGGTTCTATGCACATTTTCGATAAATCAGTCAACTTTGCAGGTGGACATGGTATCGTTGGTGCTCAGATTCCTATGGGAGCTGGTATCGCTTTTGGAGAGAAATACAAAGGAACTAAGAATCTTTGTGTTACAATGTTTGGTGATGGTGCAATCCGTCAGGGTGCAATGCACGAAGCATTTAACATGGCAATGGCTTGGAAGTTACCAGTAATCTTTATTGTAGAAAATAATGGTTATGCAATGGGTACTTCAGTAGCTCGTACTTCTAATGTAACTCACTTATATGAATTAGGTGCAGCTTATGATATTCCTTCTCGTCCAGTAGACGGAATGGATGTAGAAGAAGTACATATTGCAATGGAAGAGGCTGCTGCTCACATCCGTGCGGGTAAAGGTCCTTACTTCTTAGAATTTAGAACATATCGTTACAAAGGTCACTCAATGTCTGACCCTGCTAAATACCGTACAAAAGAGGAAGTAGCAGAGTACAAGGCACAAGACCCTATCGAGAAAGTGAAACAAACACTTTTAAGTAAAGGATATGCAACGGAAGAGGAATTAAAAGAATTTGACAAGTCATTAAAACAAAGAGTTTTAGATGCGGTTAAATTTGCTGAAGAATCTCCTTATCCAGATAAATCTGAAGCATACACAGATGTTTATGTAGAACCTGATTATCCTTTTGTGAATTCTTAA
- a CDS encoding tetratricopeptide repeat protein — protein sequence MKDKKHDTAKKGNTGEEHSEFEVFESAEVLQDRLEDSQDFFDKNKNAILIAVGIVVAAVAGYFLYGVNLEKQNAEAQAELAPAVFYFEKDSLGKALNGDGNLTGGFLEIADEYSGTKAANLATYYAGVSYMKMGEYAKAITHLDAFSAKDELVQARAYALVGDANVELEKYPAAISAYKEAIAYKQNKEFTPSYMMKLAFTYEAAGDNAKALDTYNDLLGKYPKVQEANDAKKYAAILAAK from the coding sequence ATGAAAGATAAGAAACACGATACAGCAAAGAAAGGTAATACTGGCGAGGAGCATAGCGAGTTTGAGGTATTTGAAAGTGCAGAAGTACTACAAGATAGATTAGAGGATTCTCAAGACTTTTTTGATAAAAACAAAAATGCTATCCTTATAGCTGTAGGTATTGTTGTAGCAGCAGTTGCTGGATATTTCTTATACGGAGTAAATCTAGAAAAGCAAAACGCAGAAGCTCAAGCAGAATTAGCACCAGCTGTATTCTACTTCGAAAAAGATTCTTTAGGAAAAGCTTTAAATGGTGATGGTAACTTAACTGGTGGTTTCTTAGAAATTGCAGATGAGTATAGCGGAACTAAAGCTGCAAACCTTGCTACATACTATGCAGGTGTATCTTATATGAAAATGGGTGAGTATGCAAAAGCAATTACTCATTTAGATGCATTTTCTGCTAAAGACGAATTAGTACAAGCTAGAGCTTATGCTTTAGTAGGTGACGCTAACGTTGAGTTAGAAAAATATCCTGCTGCAATTTCAGCTTACAAAGAAGCAATTGCTTACAAGCAAAATAAAGAATTCACTCCATCTTACATGATGAAGTTGGCATTTACTTATGAAGCTGCAGGTGACAATGCAAAAGCATTAGATACTTATAACGATTTATTAGGTAAGTATCCTAAAGTTCAAGAAGCAAACGATGCAAAAAAATATGCTGCTATTTTAGCTGCTAAATAA
- a CDS encoding carboxymuconolactone decarboxylase family protein, whose protein sequence is MSQFTIPTRAEVSEGNQAIFDNLKKNIGFVPNLYAYYAKSETALQDYLSFQGRKTSLSNKEKEVVNLVVSEFNGCQYCLSAHTQLGKMNGFTEEQILEIRSGKASFDFKLDALAQFTLASVAEKGKLNEEQKSNFFGAGYTEENLIDTTIAIGDKVISNYIHNLTNFSIDFPLAQPLEVTENA, encoded by the coding sequence ATGTCACAATTTACAATTCCAACAAGAGCAGAAGTTTCAGAAGGTAACCAAGCTATTTTTGATAACCTTAAAAAGAACATCGGTTTTGTTCCAAATTTATATGCCTATTACGCTAAAAGTGAAACTGCTTTACAAGATTATTTAAGTTTCCAAGGACGAAAAACTAGTCTTTCTAATAAAGAAAAAGAAGTTGTTAACCTTGTTGTTAGCGAATTCAATGGCTGTCAGTATTGCTTATCAGCACATACACAATTAGGTAAGATGAATGGTTTTACTGAAGAACAAATTCTTGAAATTAGAAGCGGAAAAGCATCATTTGATTTTAAATTAGATGCATTAGCTCAATTTACTTTAGCATCTGTAGCAGAGAAAGGAAAATTAAATGAAGAGCAAAAAAGTAATTTCTTTGGAGCAGGATATACAGAAGAAAACCTTATAGATACAACTATCGCTATTGGTGATAAAGTGATTAGTAATTACATCCATAACCTTACTAATTTCTCTATCGACTTTCCATTAGCTCAACCTTTAGAGGTTACAGAAAATGCATAA